In the Rhododendron vialii isolate Sample 1 chromosome 2a, ASM3025357v1 genome, ACAAAAACAGTAGCAATGGTGAGAAAAATGTGCTCATATTTGATCTCGGGGGCGGAACATTCGACGTCTCTCTATTAAACATAGAAGAGGATATATTTGAGGTTAAAGCTACGGGCGGAGATACCCATTTGGGGGGTGGGGACTTCGATAATAGAATGGTGACCTATTTTATTGAGCAATTCAAGAAGAAGCACAAGAAGGATATTAGTGGGAACCCAAAAGCTTTAAGGAAGTTAAAGTTGTTTTGTGAAAGAGCTAAGAGGAATCTTTCGTCGACAACTGAAACTACGATCGAGATGGATGCATTACATGAGGGGATTGATTTTCACTCGACCCTTACTCGGGCCAAGTTCGAGCAGTTGAACATGGATTTGTTCATGAAGTGTATGGAGCCAGTGGAGAAGTGTTTGACGGATGCCAAAATGGACAAGAGCAGTGTCCACGAAGTCGTTCTTGTTGGTGGGTCCACTAGGATTCCCAAGGTCCAGCAATTGTTGCAGGATTTCTTCAGTGGGAAGAAGCTTTGCAAAAGCATTAACCCAGATGAGGCTATAGCTCGAGGTGCCACGATTCTGGCCACGAATTTGAGTAGCGAAGGGAAAGTGAAGGTTCAGGATTTAGTGCTATTGGATATCACTCCGCTTTCCATTGGTACGGACTTACACGATGGGCTTATGGATGTTTTAATTCCGAGAAACACCAAAATTCCAACGAAGAAAGAGGAAATTTATTCTACTGCCAGAGATTACCAAACTTCTATGTCTTTTGGAATCTATGAGGGGGAAAGAACTCAATACGAAGACAACAACTTGTTGGGCAAATTTGTCTGGTCTGGAATTCCTCCGGCTCCAAAGGGAGTCCAAAGTTTCAACGTCTGTTTCGACATCGATGTGAATGGTATTCTGAATGTGTCAGTGGAGAACATAATTACCAAACAGAAACACGAGATCCTGATCAATAAGGGTAGGCTGTCGAcgaaagagatagagaaaatggTACAGGAGGCTGAGAAGTACAAGTCGGAAGACGAGGAGCACAAGAAGAAAGTGGAGGCGAAGAACGCGTTAGAGAATTACACTTATGACGTGAGGAATACTATTAAGGATGACAAGAATGGCGCGAAAATTCCTCTGGCTGACAAGGAGACAATTGAAGCTGCGATTGAGCAGGTGACTCTCTTGTTGGATGAGAATCAGCTCGCGGAGACGAAGGAGTATGAGAATAAGATGAACGAACTGAGGCGAATTTGCAACCGAATAAATAAATACTAAGATGTAGCAAGGTGCCGTGGTGGTACGGGCCGAGGAATGGGCAACGGTGGTCCTCCTTTTTGTGGTGGAAGCGGTGTTGGACGGATGGAGTCCCATATTCTTCAGTGGGAATATATTTTTGCGTTCTCTTTTTATCCGCATGCACTTCTCtttcaatctttttttatttatttaaaaacacAAGATTATCCTTACATTTTAATTAAGCTCTTCACTCATGATGGGCACTTTCGAAACTTCATATGAATAAAGGCCGAAAAAAGAGTACGTACGGATAAAAGGAGAGTGCGAAAATTGCTTTCCTCTAAAGTTTGAGTTTTTCAGTCATCCCTATGTCCGCTCTGGAAACTAATTACATATACCTTTTGGGTATTTCCTTTcactagttttttgttttcggtttttggttttgcttcATGAACACTATTAATTTCTCCATATTCACTGCGTCATCTCCTGCAAGTAGATGGAGAAAATATTATGTGAAATGTTATCTATATCTgcttttgtcattaaaatttgGGATTAGTACTGCAAAGGGCGGTTGGATAAGTTGGATTGCTAGGAACAATAAGCTAAATAAGTAAGcatctatatatgaagttgTTTCAGGAAGTTCTCAGCAAAATTAGTAGTAAAACGTTAAACCTTCTGGCTAAGTGGTCATgcgatttttaaaatttgttagcCCAGAGGTTTCTATGGATTCCTTGTTGATTTTGAAGATAACAAAGCATAGAATATTAATGGagaatataattgattttgagatgttttATACTGATTTGAATAAATGTTAATTAGTTTGTAGGATTTGATTAAGTTGAACAAAGAGAGAGTCTACATGAAATCGCTATCTTTAATAAGTCAACATTTGAATAGAAGGAGATACAGATTAAGGACAATTCTCCTCCTTATCTCTAACGGCTAGTTGAATGTCTTTATTATCTCTAACTGCTAGTTGATGGGCTCATTTAAAAAGTGGAAGATGGATTTGAAAATTCTTGTTTTTACACACCTACGCCGTGCAAGGCGTGGATGCATTTGTAGGCGTTGGTTGATTGAATATGGGCATGCTaagacttgtagcgcctaactttgGATGAAGATTGccgtgaatcttgacttctaacTCGTAAAGTGATTGCGTGTGATTCAAAGGGTAAAGATCACAAGTTGGTTCGTGATTTTGTCACACGGTTGTGGACTTAGAATTTTCTAGTCGTATAAGAAATGGAACGTAAAGCGTAAACTTTATTACTATATCGGAATAACAAAGTTGAGTACAACGGGAAAGTAAAATCTAAATTACTTGAAGAAGTAAGTTGAATGGGGTTGAGTACAAGGTACTCGGATCCAGGTCTGTATCAGTTCTCTGGCCTCTCTCTCTTGTAGCCAAGTGTCCCACATTGATCCTCCTTTTGTGCAAGTTGGCGGTTATCAGCAGTTAACAGAGGTTAAACTTGATCATGGCTAATTCAATAACTGccccaatttattttttcggGCAAGTGCTTGTCATGGGCCATTTACTGAGACAAATAACCTTTTGGCTTGGAGGAAAATAACTGCTCTCAGAAGTCAGAAGAAACCAACTCTCTTTATATTGTGGGCTGCTCTTTAATCCGAAATGGGTTCCATCTTCTTTGGGTTGTGTTTCTTCTTGCATGAATGAACAATTGGGCCCAAGAATATCACAAAATCACGGCCCAACAAACCCTTTAATTCCGCAAACCCATGAgcttggcccaatttaattaaatagcCTTTCACTGTTAGTCCGATCCATagtgccaaaaacgggtataAACAGGATTTCAAGTGGAAGGAATTATTGACTGCATAATTTGTTCAATTATCAAGACGGAAAGAATTACAAGGAAAATTATTCTCAATTAAGTTGCTAGAATTCAAATTAGAAAACATTTGATTTCagacaaataaaattttcacaagaaaaataagaaaaagcctAAAACTTAGTGAATCAAAGCCTTAACGAGGTAGTATAAAATATAAACGGCATCAATCATCGAAAGACGCGATGTAGTGTTTTGTGGTGATAGGTGTCAGATGTTTTCAGGCATTTTAGTATCTAGCCACGCTTAATCAACAATTTGGTTCCAACATCAGCATCATGATATTGAGATCCTCAAAGGTAGCAATTCTCGGTGTCACTTGGATTGAAGAAAGTTCTCGTTTCGCCGGGACAGTGCATTTGTTGTGCCCTTGGGTGGATCAAACCAATGCcaaaacacacatacacacaaagAAGAATACAGAGAGATATATGTGGTTCTCCAAAATCGGGTACTCCACAGAGGAATCGGGCAAACACACACAATAAATGGACGAGCTTTACATGTGAGGTCTTTCACCTCACCACGCTCTCTCATCACTCTGTGTTTTACATTGCTAACAGAATCATACTCACACTGAGATTTACCCTCAcaggtctctcactcaagagagatacaaaaagagaataaattctttacaccgccggtgtaaacatttgtttcctccaaatcaattgcattgcgccgcgtcgccatgttttattaattgggaccactgttttgataCGTGTCGCGATGCAATTGAtttagaggaaacaaatatttacaccggcggtgtaaagaatttattctcatacaAAAAACAGAGGCAGAAGCTCCAACTTATAGGAATAAGCTTGGAGCCTATTCCATCATCACAGACAATCCATTAACTCCTTGGCTGGCTGAAAGGGACTGGGAATACGGAAGTGGCTGGCTTTGCACACAAAGTCTCCTCTGGTGTGCTAGCAATAGGAGGATGGGAGCCACCCAaagtcaacaatctccaccttggcgacaaTTCTTGTATCAACAAAGCCTCAGGTCCGTAACACGGACAAACAGATTGAAACAGCGATGTCTCCACCTTGGTGAGATTTCTAACAGATACAAATGTTATCAGAAAACAAACTCGATCAGAACTGGACAACCAAATCACGGGCAAGAGAGTAAGCACTCTCATCAGAGTTGACTGCTAAACAAATATGCTCCTTCTAAAGATTAGACCACACTTCAGACAGACAACAATTTTTAGAGTATCAAGCAAACTCTAGAACAGATACAAAAACAATACACAGGTTCGGATTAACTGACAGAACCTTGTGACGCGCCATCATCTCCAAGGCTATTAAGACAGATATCAGCAGTACCAGAAAACATGTGAGACTTGATTGAGCCTCCAGAAGATCTATCTCCACCAAACACAAACTCCCTTGCAAAGTAAGGTTTCAAAGGAATAGATCCGGAACAGAACAATGCTTTTTAAACAAATACAGGAATACAGGTTGCCGGATGCAGACGAACAGAAGAGCCAAGTTTTTGAAGTTTCAAGCAAACTTCCAGAAACGAATTCCCAATGAGTACATCTTGCTATCAACCATTGCAAAATTCCCAGGATAAAAAGGTGGGGATGTAACCTCCTTAAAAACCATTCTCTTTCAACCCTTAggttgttttgacagaattttcAATGTTGCAAGATTACCACATTTCAAACAGGTTCTGATAGCAGATAGAACAACAGATGCCACCTAAGATGCACCATCGTCTCTTATGACATTGACGAGATTGAACAACAGGTCCAGCCCATACCGAACATAAACGGCTCCATCATGAAACAAGAACGGACTTCACCTATCCCAAGTCCCATAGATGTGATCAACATCTACAAGCACTAGTTGCGCT is a window encoding:
- the LOC131316468 gene encoding heat shock cognate 70 kDa protein-like; its protein translation is MAEIVEGPAIGIDLGTTYSCVGVWKHDQVEIIANDQGNRTTPSCVAFTDTQRLIGNAAKNHATMNPVNTVFDAKRLIGRKFSDVHVQSDMKLWSFKITPDPDDKPMIKVTYKCEEKQFSAEVISSMVLIKMKETANDYLGTTIKNAVVTVPAYFNDSQRQATKDAGVIAGLNIMRIINEPTAAAIAYGLDNKNSSNGEKNVLIFDLGGGTFDVSLLNIEEDIFEVKATGGDTHLGGGDFDNRMVTYFIEQFKKKHKKDISGNPKALRKLKLFCERAKRNLSSTTETTIEMDALHEGIDFHSTLTRAKFEQLNMDLFMKCMEPVEKCLTDAKMDKSSVHEVVLVGGSTRIPKVQQLLQDFFSGKKLCKSINPDEAIARGATILATNLSSEGKVKVQDLVLLDITPLSIGTDLHDGLMDVLIPRNTKIPTKKEEIYSTARDYQTSMSFGIYEGERTQYEDNNLLGKFVWSGIPPAPKGVQSFNVCFDIDVNGILNVSVENIITKQKHEILINKGRLSTKEIEKMVQEAEKYKSEDEEHKKKVEAKNALENYTYDVRNTIKDDKNGAKIPLADKETIEAAIEQVTLLLDENQLAETKEYENKMNELRRICNRINKY